The following coding sequences are from one Cenarchaeum symbiosum A window:
- a CDS encoding cysteine synthase (COG0031) gives MLYYDLGRKCLFYSILDMQHGGCYPDGRGGRNVHAMRSWFAGGPISIRGIHALMGAMGVYEAAHERPIYGRCSLDAWKKSGCCIYVPKGRMALPRGDLPARANSKCGYYTEGTMAEQIDTELLKRFEDQVWSKVPHIEERDGKKGIVSATPLGDMTDDFVECAKSVYKLDLSNKGIKVYGKFDGVLPSGSIKVRPAAYIIHEAISTGKLRGGQMVIEATSGNFGIALGLLTKLGITVVALVSRRLQEGVFKELRNENIRIMDLDMDICPAPGMKDSADVVAAKATAANIRSQLTELGFDPSTFDGSYKEIEALLVDQDIIKLAQLLGRIYKIFCPAQYDNELNIEAHRTITGPEIDQQLKEHGESMAEYEIYCTFGTGGTSGGLSRHISDKYSRKAVHVVFPPAGQDVAGIRTENKASGLKYYRPDDYAKVHVEDFDKAAPLLKFFVDKGHDIGESSALELYAALRTAASGESTKFVIMIADGITKYRKKLEERSTQRQIKISLEDAASASGEYDKIIWVHPQFTPKEEGIEMLAASLGVDKSRIAVPTAGSVRKLLETNQIPEELEKELGGAKKSLLVCMAGNTSLMAANVLAGKGVITESLNGGITGLPSGQNKSPAEYVQPASE, from the coding sequence ATGCTCTATTATGACCTTGGGAGGAAATGTCTTTTCTATTCCATATTGGATATGCAGCATGGCGGTTGTTACCCAGACGGCCGTGGCGGCCGTAACGTGCATGCCATGCGCAGCTGGTTTGCCGGCGGGCCCATCAGTATCCGTGGAATCCATGCCCTGATGGGGGCCATGGGGGTATATGAGGCCGCCCATGAGCGGCCTATCTATGGCAGATGTAGTCTAGACGCATGGAAAAAGTCCGGTTGTTGCATCTACGTGCCTAAAGGCCGGATGGCACTGCCAAGGGGGGACCTCCCCGCACGGGCAAATTCTAAATGTGGCTATTACACGGAAGGAACCATGGCGGAGCAGATAGACACCGAGCTGCTAAAAAGGTTCGAGGATCAGGTCTGGTCCAAGGTCCCCCACATAGAGGAAAGAGACGGCAAAAAGGGCATAGTCAGTGCCACGCCCCTCGGGGATATGACGGACGACTTTGTCGAGTGCGCCAAGAGCGTCTACAAGCTGGACCTCTCGAACAAGGGGATCAAGGTATACGGCAAGTTCGACGGCGTATTGCCCTCGGGCTCAATCAAGGTAAGGCCTGCTGCCTATATCATCCACGAGGCCATATCGACAGGCAAGCTCCGCGGCGGACAGATGGTAATAGAGGCCACATCAGGCAACTTTGGAATAGCCCTGGGCCTGCTCACAAAGCTCGGCATAACGGTAGTCGCGCTGGTATCGAGAAGGCTTCAAGAGGGCGTCTTCAAGGAGCTTCGCAACGAGAACATACGGATAATGGACCTTGACATGGACATCTGCCCCGCGCCCGGCATGAAGGATAGCGCCGATGTAGTTGCAGCAAAAGCCACAGCAGCAAACATCCGCTCGCAGCTCACCGAGCTCGGCTTTGATCCATCTACATTCGACGGCTCCTACAAGGAAATAGAGGCGCTGCTAGTCGACCAGGACATAATCAAGCTTGCACAATTATTGGGCAGGATATACAAGATATTCTGCCCCGCTCAATATGACAACGAGCTGAATATAGAGGCGCACAGGACGATAACGGGCCCAGAAATTGACCAGCAGCTCAAAGAGCACGGCGAGTCCATGGCTGAGTATGAAATATACTGCACATTTGGGACAGGGGGCACGTCCGGCGGCCTGAGCAGGCACATATCAGACAAGTACTCCCGCAAGGCTGTCCACGTGGTATTCCCCCCCGCAGGCCAGGACGTGGCTGGAATACGCACTGAAAACAAGGCGTCGGGGCTCAAATATTACCGGCCGGACGACTATGCAAAGGTCCACGTAGAAGACTTTGATAAAGCGGCACCATTGCTCAAGTTCTTTGTCGACAAGGGGCACGACATAGGAGAGAGCAGCGCGCTAGAACTGTACGCTGCACTGAGGACTGCCGCGTCAGGCGAATCCACAAAATTTGTAATAATGATAGCAGATGGAATAACAAAATACCGCAAAAAACTCGAAGAGCGCTCGACCCAGCGCCAGATAAAGATCTCTCTCGAGGATGCCGCATCTGCATCCGGTGAATATGATAAAATAATCTGGGTGCACCCGCAGTTTACTCCCAAAGAAGAGGGCATAGAGATGCTGGCGGCATCACTCGGCGTGGACAAGTCCAGGATAGCCGTTCCAACGGCAGGGTCGGTTAGAAAACTGCTAGAGACCAACCAGATCCCAGAAGAGCTCGAAAAAGAGCTCGGGGGCGCCAAAAAGTCCCTTCTCGTATGCATGGCAGGAAACACCTCGCTTATGGCGGCCAACGTCCTTGCCGGCAAGGGCGTAATCACCGAGAGCCTCAACGGGGGCATAACGGGCCTCCCCTCAGGCCAGAACAAGTCGCCCGCCGAGTACGTCCAGCCGGCATCAGAATAG
- a CDS encoding nitric oxide reductase Q protein (COG0714), translating to MQEAAYLDWNNSFEILNKAHESGLFVLIIGPKGTGKTTLVKDFAKSKSARLDSINFSLRTRESHLVGTKTLSDGSVGFDEGLLVRSMREGSMLYLDELNSAEADVLLRLDEALDDRRQIVLKESSGETIQADKDWFVVATINPLTHVGTKELPPQLLSRFPVRIRLEYPPEKTEFEIVKRHAPGVPDDDLEQGIRLANILRQAAAVEEINYSPSMRETISYARLVVSGMPPAAVAAIVFGNVYAQWGSVEYQKVSDIITSMFGG from the coding sequence ATGCAGGAGGCGGCATACCTTGACTGGAACAACTCTTTCGAGATACTAAACAAGGCCCACGAGTCAGGCCTGTTCGTGCTGATAATCGGCCCAAAGGGGACGGGCAAGACCACGTTGGTCAAGGACTTTGCAAAGTCAAAGTCTGCTAGGCTGGATTCCATCAATTTTAGCCTCAGGACCCGCGAAAGCCACTTGGTGGGGACAAAGACGCTCAGCGACGGCTCGGTGGGCTTTGACGAGGGGCTCCTAGTGCGCTCCATGAGGGAGGGCAGCATGCTGTACCTTGACGAGCTCAATTCCGCAGAAGCTGACGTGCTATTGCGTCTAGACGAGGCGCTCGACGACAGAAGGCAGATAGTTCTAAAGGAATCGTCTGGCGAGACTATCCAGGCTGACAAGGATTGGTTTGTCGTCGCCACGATAAACCCGCTTACCCACGTGGGGACAAAAGAGCTCCCCCCGCAGCTGCTCAGCAGGTTCCCTGTCCGGATAAGGCTGGAGTATCCGCCTGAAAAGACCGAGTTTGAGATAGTAAAAAGGCACGCGCCCGGTGTTCCGGACGACGACCTCGAGCAGGGCATCCGGCTGGCCAACATTCTAAGGCAGGCTGCAGCTGTCGAGGAGATCAACTATTCCCCGAGCATGAGGGAGACCATATCGTACGCGCGCCTGGTAGTATCCGGGATGCCGCCTGCTGCAGTAGCCGCCATAGTATTCGGGAATGTATACGCGCAGTGGGGCAGCGTCGAGTACCAAAAGGTAAGCGACATCATAACTTCGATGTTCGGTGGATGA
- a CDS encoding dehydrogenase (COG0644) yields the protein MADYDVIVAGGGLAGTVTAQSVLKHGPGLSVLVVDKSPETMPGKKNTAGWICGDAVSKEAVDYMTENIGVKWGEPEIEHKVKGVMAFSPDRETSIPFDGDGYMLNRQLLPERQNERTINMGVKFEFEKNLTGLIIEDGLAAGVKGVDAKTREPFRKTCRLVIDATGMTSLLRGQAYSDKVEKRIDRHDIESTGRYIMYFEPGIHDTTEFDPDYCIIHLDQDIAPGGYGWVFPKGDKKVNIGLGVEKSLLESRNARMNKKDTVNTLMDEYLARNKAIENPRLSEDGVDKNNATGIFQVSVRRQNDCMVAGGYILVGDSAWMPKPLDAGGIGPALVAGSIAGRCAAEALEANDPSEAGLWKYNKEFINEYGYKTAGLELFRRLIQTLTNEQINYGMKHFLGNLDVESISKGEHPDFGGLGKIGMIIRGALNKRLADGLRFTTKQNKWLVEHYRSYPESPGGFAEWNKELHRVLDESNARLEQFAN from the coding sequence ATGGCTGACTATGATGTTATAGTGGCGGGCGGCGGGCTAGCAGGGACAGTGACCGCGCAGTCGGTGCTAAAGCACGGCCCGGGCCTCTCCGTCCTAGTGGTGGATAAGAGCCCAGAGACCATGCCGGGCAAAAAGAACACGGCAGGCTGGATCTGCGGCGATGCCGTAAGCAAAGAGGCCGTCGACTATATGACGGAGAACATCGGCGTAAAATGGGGCGAGCCCGAGATAGAGCACAAAGTAAAGGGAGTCATGGCGTTCTCGCCGGACAGGGAGACATCAATCCCCTTTGACGGGGACGGCTACATGCTGAACAGGCAGCTGCTCCCAGAAAGGCAGAACGAGCGCACGATAAACATGGGGGTAAAGTTCGAGTTTGAAAAGAACCTTACCGGCCTGATAATAGAGGACGGTTTGGCAGCAGGGGTAAAAGGAGTGGATGCAAAGACGCGGGAGCCGTTTCGCAAAACCTGCAGGCTGGTCATTGATGCCACTGGCATGACATCGCTGCTCAGGGGCCAGGCATACAGCGACAAGGTCGAAAAGCGCATAGACAGGCACGACATAGAATCCACGGGCAGATACATAATGTACTTTGAGCCGGGTATACACGATACTACAGAGTTCGACCCTGACTATTGCATAATACATCTAGACCAGGATATCGCCCCCGGGGGATACGGGTGGGTATTCCCAAAGGGGGACAAAAAGGTCAACATCGGCCTCGGGGTAGAAAAGAGCCTTCTTGAATCAAGAAATGCAAGAATGAACAAAAAAGACACGGTCAACACCCTGATGGATGAGTACTTGGCAAGAAACAAGGCCATAGAGAACCCCCGGCTGTCCGAGGATGGTGTCGACAAGAACAATGCGACGGGGATATTCCAGGTATCTGTTCGCAGGCAGAACGACTGCATGGTGGCAGGCGGCTATATCCTGGTGGGGGATTCTGCATGGATGCCAAAGCCGCTTGATGCCGGAGGAATAGGGCCCGCACTAGTCGCTGGAAGCATAGCCGGAAGATGCGCGGCAGAGGCGCTCGAGGCAAACGACCCAAGCGAGGCAGGCCTCTGGAAGTACAACAAAGAGTTCATCAACGAATACGGGTACAAGACGGCGGGCCTTGAGCTGTTCAGGAGATTGATACAGACTTTGACAAACGAGCAGATAAACTATGGCATGAAGCACTTTTTGGGAAACCTCGATGTAGAGTCAATATCAAAGGGCGAGCATCCGGACTTTGGCGGCCTGGGCAAGATAGGCATGATAATCCGGGGGGCCCTCAACAAGAGGCTCGCCGACGGGTTGAGGTTTACCACAAAGCAGAACAAGTGGCTTGTCGAACATTACAGGAGTTATCCGGAATCGCCTGGCGGCTTTGCAGAATGGAACAAGGAGCTCCACAGGGTGCTAGATGAATCAAACGCCCGGCTGGAGCAGTTTGCCAACTGA
- a CDS encoding exosome subunit (COG1325) → MAGGMRAEIDVIIHATEDESLVYEALEEQLGIIQEMITIQNLTGHYDNPITMVNCRLDKKNAEAFVDRLSRGMAPGEFTRLASAPQSSGVHIRLDKQRLVRGRLEDVEGGSVRIRIHIPVYDGNMAGAYAQLLRQPS, encoded by the coding sequence ATGGCCGGCGGGATGCGGGCTGAAATTGATGTTATTATACACGCTACCGAGGATGAATCTCTTGTGTACGAGGCGCTAGAGGAACAGCTCGGCATTATCCAGGAGATGATTACTATCCAGAACCTTACGGGCCACTATGACAACCCTATAACCATGGTCAACTGCAGGCTGGACAAGAAAAACGCAGAGGCGTTCGTGGACAGGCTGTCACGCGGCATGGCGCCAGGCGAGTTTACCCGCCTGGCTAGCGCGCCCCAGAGCTCGGGAGTACACATACGCCTCGACAAGCAGCGGCTCGTCAGGGGGAGATTAGAGGATGTAGAAGGGGGCTCGGTCAGGATAAGAATACACATACCGGTATACGACGGAAATATGGCCGGCGCATACGCCCAATTACTGCGCCAACCCAGCTGA
- a CDS encoding ribosomal protein S3AE (COG1890) — MARRKIKVKDKWRDKRWITIHAPDSFNSVPAARVPITDDKHAKGRVIEVTLFDILKGDPQQNNYKIYFQIDKVSEESATSIFKRYEYSKEYLRSLVRRGSSKVNYIVDVKTSDGYVFRLKVLALTYRHLNTSKKHALRLIIRDVIENTVPQMNIDQFVQAACYGKINSDILSRAKKLVKVRHMGLEKVKLVRTAEEQITLLQA; from the coding sequence TTGGCACGGAGAAAGATAAAGGTAAAGGACAAGTGGAGGGACAAGCGCTGGATAACCATACACGCGCCTGATTCATTCAACAGTGTTCCCGCCGCGCGCGTCCCCATAACAGACGACAAGCACGCAAAGGGCAGGGTCATAGAGGTCACCCTCTTCGACATACTCAAAGGGGACCCCCAGCAGAACAATTACAAGATATACTTTCAGATAGACAAGGTATCAGAAGAATCGGCCACCAGCATATTCAAGAGGTATGAATATTCAAAAGAGTACCTGCGCAGCCTTGTCCGGCGCGGCTCGTCCAAGGTAAACTATATCGTGGACGTAAAGACCAGCGACGGGTATGTGTTCCGGCTCAAGGTGCTGGCATTAACGTATAGGCATCTGAACACCTCCAAAAAGCACGCGCTCCGACTGATAATCAGGGATGTAATAGAGAATACCGTCCCCCAGATGAACATAGACCAGTTTGTGCAGGCCGCTTGCTATGGAAAGATAAACTCTGACATACTCTCCAGGGCCAAAAAACTGGTAAAGGTAAGGCACATGGGCTTAGAAAAGGTCAAGCTGGTCCGCACGGCAGAGGAGCAGATCACGCTTCTCCAAGCATAG
- a CDS encoding seryl-tRNA synthetase (COG0172), with product MLDPHILRSRPKDVSDMLQARNVDFDLDALLDADERRRYFMQLADDMRQERNFAGRQVAQFKRDGVDTTAAIKEMKDLSEKLYQAEGEQQSAESEYLELAWTIPNMIDKSVPRGPDETANVVLRKWVGTPTPSVPKGHEELAVGRGLLDMKRAAKVSGARFYYLKGSLVRLNQALISHSLDFLGSRGYTLVQPPYLIRRNAMEGAIIAEDFEDVIYKIEDDDLYLIGTSEHAMAAMHSDEIIEGGLPLRYAGVSPCFRKEAGAHGKDQKGIFRVHQFDKIEQFVFSKPEDSWREHDRMLEITEEFYQGLGIPYRVVLLSSGDMGKVSAKTYDIECWMAAQDAYREVVSCSNCLDFQSRRLKVRFRDRTDEDTQYVHTLNSTLAATSRLLACIIENFQEADGTIRVPQPLQKYVGKEAI from the coding sequence ATGCTCGATCCGCATATTCTACGGAGTAGACCTAAGGATGTGAGCGACATGCTTCAGGCCAGGAACGTGGACTTTGATCTTGACGCATTATTAGATGCGGACGAACGTAGGAGATATTTCATGCAGTTGGCCGACGATATGCGTCAAGAAAGGAACTTCGCGGGGCGGCAGGTGGCGCAGTTCAAGAGAGATGGTGTCGACACCACTGCTGCCATCAAAGAGATGAAGGATTTGTCGGAGAAGCTCTACCAAGCAGAAGGAGAGCAGCAGTCAGCCGAATCCGAGTACTTGGAGCTGGCCTGGACCATCCCCAACATGATAGACAAGTCGGTCCCTAGAGGGCCCGACGAGACCGCCAACGTGGTGCTACGCAAGTGGGTCGGGACACCTACACCCTCTGTACCCAAGGGGCATGAGGAACTAGCCGTCGGCAGGGGCCTGCTCGACATGAAGAGGGCCGCCAAGGTCTCGGGTGCTAGGTTTTATTATCTTAAAGGCAGCCTTGTTCGACTCAACCAGGCTTTGATCAGCCACTCTCTGGATTTTCTTGGCTCCCGAGGGTACACCTTGGTGCAGCCCCCATACCTGATACGGCGCAATGCAATGGAAGGTGCAATAATTGCAGAGGACTTTGAGGATGTCATATACAAGATAGAAGATGACGATCTATACCTGATAGGCACCTCTGAGCACGCGATGGCCGCCATGCATTCAGACGAGATCATTGAGGGCGGCCTGCCGCTCCGATACGCGGGGGTAAGCCCATGTTTTCGCAAGGAGGCGGGTGCCCACGGAAAGGACCAGAAGGGAATATTCCGTGTCCACCAATTCGACAAGATAGAGCAATTTGTATTCTCCAAACCAGAGGATTCTTGGAGGGAGCATGATAGAATGCTGGAGATAACCGAAGAGTTCTACCAAGGTCTGGGCATCCCATACAGGGTGGTGCTGCTCTCCAGCGGGGACATGGGCAAGGTATCTGCCAAAACGTACGATATAGAATGCTGGATGGCCGCCCAAGATGCCTACAGAGAGGTAGTCTCCTGCTCAAACTGCCTAGACTTCCAGTCAAGAAGGCTCAAGGTGCGATTCAGGGACAGAACAGACGAGGACACACAGTACGTACACACCCTTAACAGCACTCTGGCGGCCACGTCCCGGCTGCTCGCCTGTATAATAGAGAATTTCCAGGAGGCGGACGGCACGATCAGGGTCCCACAGCCGCTGCAAAAGTACGTGGGAAAAGAGGCGATATGA
- a CDS encoding single-stranded DNA-specific exonuclease (COG0608), translating into MVTTHMDCDGIASGGIMAKALSRAGAKYSVSAVGGLGPEEAKMLGGSAHDLHVIMDLGSGVSAELDELKGGWFVLDHHPVSDDENPRVVNAWKFGIDGGSEASAGTMAYLAACAIGEDNTDLAPCALVSALGDRQDSGEKRSFTGKNQEIALAAKERGLVEIDLDLLLAGRETRPLPDALAFTTQPFIEGLTWNRPACLSLLESTGIKLKEGGRWRVPSELVEDEKRKLISAVTKFATGSDDGELGGSLIGHTYTFPEEDRMGLLRDAREYSTMLNSCGRIGMAGAGMAVCMGDRNIMLEECEGILERYRTMTKEYMAILSSERWRISDGKECIMVNGEGVVPESMTGTISSIIAGSPRSSGKIVILRAEGGSGTVKFSSRKSFSCTSGVNLRDLMMGAERFEGAGGGHAAAAGARITKDKLDVFLDYLEANVSNVQGQGNPA; encoded by the coding sequence ATGGTTACAACCCACATGGACTGCGACGGGATAGCATCCGGCGGGATAATGGCAAAGGCGCTGTCTCGTGCCGGCGCAAAGTATTCTGTATCGGCTGTAGGCGGGCTTGGACCCGAAGAGGCAAAGATGCTAGGCGGGAGTGCACATGATTTGCATGTTATAATGGACCTGGGATCAGGTGTCTCTGCCGAGCTCGATGAGCTGAAAGGTGGATGGTTCGTATTAGACCACCACCCGGTATCAGATGATGAGAATCCCCGCGTGGTAAACGCCTGGAAGTTTGGAATAGACGGCGGTTCGGAGGCTTCTGCCGGGACAATGGCGTACCTTGCAGCATGTGCTATCGGCGAGGATAACACCGACTTGGCCCCATGCGCGCTAGTATCCGCGCTTGGCGACAGGCAGGATTCCGGTGAGAAAAGATCCTTTACGGGAAAAAACCAGGAAATAGCGCTTGCCGCAAAAGAGCGCGGTCTTGTCGAGATAGACCTTGATTTGCTGCTGGCAGGCAGGGAGACAAGGCCTCTGCCTGACGCGCTTGCATTTACCACGCAGCCGTTCATAGAGGGTTTGACCTGGAACAGGCCAGCATGTTTGTCCCTGCTGGAATCAACCGGGATAAAGCTCAAGGAAGGGGGCAGGTGGCGTGTTCCATCGGAGCTTGTCGAGGATGAAAAGCGCAAGCTGATATCTGCTGTTACAAAGTTTGCGACAGGGAGCGATGACGGGGAATTAGGGGGCAGCCTGATAGGGCACACGTATACATTTCCCGAAGAGGACAGGATGGGCCTGCTCCGGGATGCCCGGGAATACTCCACAATGCTCAATTCCTGCGGAAGGATAGGCATGGCAGGGGCAGGTATGGCAGTCTGCATGGGGGACCGGAATATAATGCTCGAAGAATGCGAGGGGATCCTGGAAAGGTACAGGACCATGACCAAGGAATACATGGCGATACTATCGAGCGAGAGGTGGCGCATATCTGACGGCAAAGAGTGCATAATGGTAAACGGGGAAGGCGTAGTGCCAGAATCCATGACGGGGACCATATCATCGATAATAGCGGGATCGCCCAGGAGCTCGGGCAAAATAGTCATACTGAGGGCAGAAGGCGGCTCAGGCACGGTAAAATTCTCTTCAAGAAAGTCCTTTTCCTGTACCAGCGGGGTGAACCTGCGCGACCTTATGATGGGCGCAGAAAGATTTGAGGGTGCAGGCGGGGGCCATGCAGCGGCAGCTGGCGCCCGCATAACAAAGGACAAGCTAGACGTATTTCTAGACTATCTGGAGGCAAATGTCTCTAACGTGCAGGGTCAGGGTAACCCTGCCTAG
- a CDS encoding ribosomal protein S15P/S13E (COG0184) encodes MGRLHSHRHGKSHSIRPSSPKAPSWIQGPGEVEDLIVKYAKEGLAPSQIGSKLRDQHAIPLTRPITGKSVTQIMEEHGATPELPEDLNNIVQKAVGLQRHLRANKGDRRNVRSLELIEAKVHRLDVYYKRIGRIPKDWKYKSVVAQLE; translated from the coding sequence ATGGGAAGACTCCACTCGCACAGGCACGGCAAGTCTCATTCGATAAGGCCATCTTCTCCGAAAGCGCCATCCTGGATACAGGGCCCAGGCGAGGTAGAAGATCTCATAGTAAAGTATGCAAAAGAGGGCCTCGCGCCAAGCCAGATAGGCTCCAAGCTCCGGGACCAGCATGCCATCCCGTTGACACGGCCCATAACGGGCAAGTCTGTAACTCAGATAATGGAGGAGCACGGGGCCACGCCGGAGCTTCCAGAAGATCTGAACAATATCGTCCAAAAGGCAGTGGGCCTGCAGAGGCATCTTCGGGCCAACAAGGGTGATAGAAGAAACGTAAGGTCTCTCGAACTGATAGAGGCCAAGGTGCACCGCCTGGACGTATACTACAAGAGGATAGGCCGCATACCAAAGGACTGGAAGTACAAGTCGGTAGTGGCGCAGCTCGAGTAA